A segment of the Asinibacterium sp. OR53 genome:
GGTAAAATATCACAAGTAGAAGCCAAAAACATCAAAGATGCTTATGGCGCAGATTATGAATTGTATCGCCCCAGGCTGCTGCAGCTGACTGCACACATGCGGGCAGGCAGGTTGAATGCCGCAGCGCAGTTGTGCGGTATCGACCTTTTAGCAGGATAACTCTACCAAACTTATTTCGAAGCACTTACCTGACCTCTTATCTCACCGGCAGGATTAGCCGAAGTATGTATGTTCGCATACATCTTACCACCCAACAGATCATCGTTCTGGCTGGCAGTAAGTGTAGCTGTTCCGCTCACAGTACCGCTGGCTGCAGAAGGAAAACCTGTGATAGCTACTTCCACGGCGGCGCTTGTACCCGCGGCGGCAGGACCATGAAAGTGCATGCCGGTAGCCGCCCCGGTGAGACCACTCCAGTTAAGGGTGTAAGAGAGTTTATAAGTACTTGCATCGTAAGTGCCGGTAAGTGTACCGGTACCCGTGCTGTTGGTGGCAGGCACTTCCTGGGCCGCCGTAAGCGACGAACTTATATTATAGGTGGTTGATGGCGCGGTATAATCGTTGTTTTTGCTGCAAGACGAAAACAAGATGCCGCTAAACACCACGCAGAACAGACCAAGCCGCCTGAGAATGAATATGGATTGCATAACTGTTGTTTACAAATTATAACGCAGCTTGCAACAGAAGGGTTGCCTCTGCAATAGCCGAGAAACCAATATTTTAGGCAATATGCTGATAGTCAAACTTTTGTTGACAGATACCTACTTCATTCATGAATAAGACCGTTCTTCTGTACTGATTTCCACATAGTGCGTTATTTTTAGAAAGACAAGAAAATAAAATCATTTGACAATGAATCAACAGGGTGTCATTCGAAAAAGCATAGTTTCTCTATTGTTGCTTGGTTGGAGTATGGGCCTGATGGCCCAGTCTGCCGTGCAGATCAAGGTAGATGCCGCAAAAGAAAAAGGTCCTATGACGCCCATCTGGGCTTGGTTCGGATACGACGAGCCCAACTACACTTATATGAGAGATGGCCGGAAACTGCTTTCGGAAATTGCTGCTTTGAGTCCGGTACCCGTTCATGTTCGCGTGCATAACCTCATGACTTCAGGAGATGGCAGCGCCGCGCTGAAATGGGGCTCTACCAATATGTATACCGAAGACAAAAATGGTAACCCGGTGTATTACTGGAATATTGTTGACTCGATATTCGATACGTTCATACAAAGGAAAATGAAGCCATTGGCGCAGATAGGTTTTATGCCTGAGGCGTTGTCGAGCCACCCGCAGCCATACCAGCACCATTGGAAACCCGGCGATAAGTATGGTGATATCCACACAGGATGGTCGTACCCGCCGAATGATTACAATAAATGGGCAGCGTTGATTTACCAGTGGGTGAAACATTGTGTTGAACGATATGGTAAGGCCGAAGTAGAAAGCTGGTACTGGGAGTTGTGGAACGAACCGAACGCTCCTTACCTGCAGGCGCAGGACAGGTTGAAGACTTATTGCAAGATGTACGATTACGCTTCATACGCTGTTAAACGCGCGCTGCCATCGGCCAAAGTGGGCGGACCACATACTACAGGAGGAGGTGAAGCATTCATGCGCGGCTTTATTATTCACTGTCTGAAAGAGACCAATGCAGCTACCGGCAAAGTGGGTGCACCCATTGATTTCCTGGCTTTTCATGCAAAAGGTTCGCCACGGATTGTCAACGACCGGGTACGTATGGGCATGTACAGCCAGTTGAGAAATATCCGGGATCATTTGAGTGTGATCGCTTCTTTCCCGGAAACCAAACATTTACCGGTAATTGTTGGCGAGTCGGATCCCGAAGGCTGTGCAGCCTGTGGTATGAAAACCGATCCACAGAATGCTTATCGCAATGGAACCATGTACTCGAGTTATACGGCTGCGTCTGTTGCGCGTATTTATGATATCAATGCGCATTTTGGAACCAACCTGATCGGTGCAGTGAACTGGTCCTTTGAATTTGAGAACCAGCCTTGGTTTTACGGGTTTCGCGACCTGGCCACCAACGGGGTGGACAAGCCTGTGCTGAATGTTTTCCGCATGCTGGGTATGATGTTGGGCAATCGTGTGGAAGTTTCAGGAAACTTTTCTTATGATTATCAGTCGATCATTGATTCAAGTGTGCACGGAAAGCAAACAGATATCAATGCGATTGCTGCAAAAAGCAAAAATTCATTGACCGTGATGCTGTGGAATTATCACGACGATGATATACAGGACAACGGCTCACCGGTAATGCTTTCTTTACAGCATATACCGGTAAAAAAAGCCAAATTGTATCATTACCGGATCGATAGCGATCACAGCAATGCGTACGAAGTATGGAAAAAAATGGGTTCGCCACAACAGCCTACAGAACAACAATACAAGGAATTGGAAAAAACAGGACAATTAGCGTTATTGTCAGCCCCGAAAGCAGTTACGATCAAGAATGGAACACTCACTGTTGATATGCAACTTCCCCGGCAGGCCGTATCCCTGGTGAGATTGGTATTTTAAGGCTCAGTGGGTCAGGTTCCACTTGCTTCGCAGATAATAAGCTGCCAGCTTGGGTTTTCTGTCTCTTGTAAAAACCCCTTTATAGTTCATGCCGCCAAACCGGATAATGCCCTGTGAGGTTTTAAAATCGGCAAATGCCCAAACATGCATGCCCGCAACAAAATCCTTTGTATCGGCACATTCGAGGTAGGCTTTAATGAAGTCTTTTTGAAACTCCTCCGTAAACATTTCCTGCTGATCGGTATGCATTCCGGCATAGGTATCCGCTCCGAACTCTGTAACGATAATTGGTTTGTTGTATTTAAGATGCAAGTCGTCCAGTTCCTGGCTGAAGAGTTTAACGCCGTTTTTGATATCGCCCGGCTGTGTGTACCAGCCATAATACCGGTTGATGCACATCAGGTCCATCGCACCCAGCCATTCGCTTGGTCCGCCCTGCAAACCAACAATGGTAACCGGTCTGGTATCATCAGCTTCTTTTGCTGTGCGGTAGAGCTCTTTAAAAAAATTCAATGAATACGCATCGGCAGGGGCGTCTTTCCCTGAACCGAAATTCATGTTTTTGGGAAAAGGCTCGTTGGCCAGGCTCCATATGATGACTGATGGATGGTTTTTATCCCTCGCCACCAATTCCCTGATCTGTTTTTTGCAGGTCTCTTTTCGGATATCAACATTGGCTTCCCCATCGGCAAAAATCAAACCAACCGCAGGTATTTCATCAATGATCAGTATCCCTTCCCGGTCTGCCATCATCATATACTCTTCGTCATAAGGATAATGCGAAGTCCGGTAAGAGTTGGCCCCAACCCACTTCAACAGCGAATAATCTTTTACCATAACGGGACCCGCCAGCCCTTTTCCAAAAATGGGAAAGTCTTCATGTTTGCCGAATCCTTTCAGGAAAACAGGTTTGCCATTCAACAACAATTGCTTATTGGTAACACTCACCGAGCGGATGCCTATGTTGAGGTGATAAACATCTGTTCCGGCAATCACCGTGAGTTGATACAGATAGGGATCATCCGTACTCCAAAGGCGGGGGTTGGGCACTTTGATGACAGCGGTTGCTTCATCGCCCGAAAAATCGAGCAGACTTTGTTCGGTTGTATTGTCTCCATTCAGTTTTACAGCAGCCTTTTTTACCGAACCATATTTTTTGATCAGCACCGATACGGTTGCACTGCCATCGTTGACAATTGTTTTTGTTGTTATATCGCCAATACCGTTTTGCGGAATACTGTAAAGCCATACAGCCCTTTCCAAACCTGCGTACGGGAAAAAATCATAGTTGGTTTTCGGGTTGTTGCTGAACATGCCGCCCGACCCGAGATTACCGGTGGGCACCCGGGTTGGTTTTAATTCATTTTCTGTTTGTATGACAATCAGGTTTTCCGCATTGACAGATACATCATTGCTGATGTCGAAAGCGAATGGTAAATGCCCGCCTTCATGCATGCCAACAGGTTTGCCATTCACCCATATTTTCGCCGCATAGCTGGCAGATCCTACCCGGATGAAAATTTTTTGACCTGCCCATGATTTGGGCACGAATGCCCGCTGTTCATACCATACCAGGCCCAGGTAATCACGGCTGTCCTCCATTTGCTCGTTGTAGCTTCCGGGTACCGCTATCGAAACGGCATGGGTTAATCCATTGAACCATTGCTCTTTTTCTCCCACACCCGCAGTGTCTTTTTTGAATTTCCAGATACCGGATAAGTTCATGGCATTTCTTGACTCATTTTGTTGCGGATACAGTGCAATATCCTGGGCATTTGCCGTCATGAATGCTTGTGCGTTTGCAGCAAATGATACGATCACTGGGAGGATGAAGAGGTAAAATTTTTTCATGTAACAAAATACAAAAAAATCAAGGTTCAAACATCATTTCCTGATAAAAAACAGAGCCGATAATGCTGCTAAAAATCGTAGCGTAATTGGTTGGGATGCCCATATAAAGATTTTGTAAATTCATGCATTCATTATGAAAACATATTTTGTAGACGCCTTTACAAATGAACCCTTTAAGGGAAATCCCGCCGGTGTTTGCTTTCTGGACCAGGATATCGGCAAAGAAAAAATGCAAATCATTGCAAAAGAGATCGGCTTTTCCGAAACAGCATTCATAAAAAAGAATGCAGAAAACGATACTTATGACATCCGGTTTTTTTCTCCCAAAAAAGAAATAGCCCTATGCGGGCATGCTACACTTTCTTCAGCAAAAGTATTGTTCGAAACCACGCATGAATCTGCCCTCACATTCATAACAGGAGAAAAGCTGGAACTCAATATTCGGAAGGAAAACGACCATATTGTCATGGCATTCCCTGTATATGAGATGACCACATCAACAGCGCCGGCTTCCATGTTGCATGCATTGGGTCTGGATGAAGTAACAAATACATCGTACAGCCCTAAAAACAAAATAATGGTCCTGGAGATAAGCGACTCCGATCGATTGGCGTCGCTGAAACCGGATTTCAACGCGTTGATCGCATCATACGAGAACATCAATGGGGTATTGGTAACAGCCCCGTCAAAGGATACAGATTATGATTTTCACTATCGCTATTTTTGGCCATGGGCAGGAACCAATGAAGATCCCGTAACAGGAGGCGTACAAACTTTCCTGACGAAATATTGGGCCAACAAACTCAATAAAACAAAACTGAAGGCTTTTCAGTCTTCCGAGCGAACAGGTTTCATGACGACTGAACTGAAAGACGATAAAGTTCTTTTATTTGGTAATGCAGTGATCATGCTGGAAGGACAACTTAAAAACTGGAATGGATAGATATGCTGATACAAACACTTCAATCATTATTCGAGAGAGACCTGAAAAGACTAAGGTCTGAAATAGCGCTTTACAAAAACGAACAGGTAATTTGGCATACCGAAAAGGGTATTGCAAATTCAGCAGGAAATCTATGCCTGCACCTGGTTGGTAATTTGAATACTTATATAGGGGCACAGATAGGCAAAACCAATTACACCAGGAACAGGGAACTGGAGTTTTCTTTGAAGAATGTACCGAGAGTCGAATTGCTAAAGAAGATAGATGAAACCATCATTGTTGTGAAAACGACGCTGGATCAGTTGCCGGAAGATGCATTACAACAAGAATACCCGATCCTGGTTTTTGCCGAAAAAACATCAACAGGATATTTTTTGATACATCTCGCTACACATCTGTCGTATCATCTCGGGCAGATCAATTACCACCGGAGATTATTAGATGTATAGTACACCCAGTAATACAGGCAACATGAACAAAAGAGTAAAATTCGATTTTGAGATTTATTTCACAAATGGAGGGGGCATCAAAGGCCATGATTTTCGCCTTGATATTGCGGGGGACGATATTTCAGACAAAGCACTGGCCGATTATATAGTTGACGACCTGGGATTGCTGATGGTAGGTGAAACAAAAATTCTGAATAAAGAGATCATAACAGAGACACATAAAAGGAAACCCATCAATGAAAAAAAGGGTAATGATCTATTGATAGACCTGAGCCATACCATCGAAAACGGACTGGTAACCTATAAAGGATTGCCGGCGCCCATTATATGTGATTACCTGAGCAGGGAAGATTCGCGCAAAGTATATGAAGCGGGAACGGAGTTCCAGATCGGCAAAATTGAAATGGTAGCGAACACGGGAACTTATATCGATTGCCCGTTTCACCGCTTTGAACATGGGAAAGACCTGTCAGAAGTGGAATTGGCTTGCTTTACCGATCTCGAAGGCATTGTCATTAGGGTGCCCTATACAACATCACCTGAAATTACGGATAAGCACCTGCGGAATTACGAGATCAGGAACCGCGCGGTTTTAATACATACGGGCTGGGATGTTCATTGGAATACAGAACACTATTACGAGAACAACCCCTACCTTACGGAAGCGGCAGCCGTTTATTTAAGAGATTGCGGTGTGAAGCTGGTAGGGATCGACTCGCATAATATAGACAATACGAACGGGAAATCCCGGCCAGTGCATACAACATTATTGGGAGCAGAAATTTTGATTGTGGAGCACCTGTGCAACCTGCAGTTGTTACCGGAAGATGGGTTTACCTTCAGCGCTATTCCACCCAAATTCAAAGGAGTGGGCACGTTCCCTGTACGGGCAATGGCAAAACTGACCGGAGCCAATAAATAAGATAACGTCGTCAGTCGTTGTCCTCAAAATGCAACTTCTGCTGACTGGCAGAGGCTGCAATGTGAAGCGCAAAACCGGCGATTGCCGTATCCTTCAACAAGTTGATGAATGCCATGGTTTTCATTTCCTTGTCGCCCGCACTAACGTAGTTGGGTATGTGAATGGTGACAATGAAAACAATCAATAAAAGCGCCAGCACGTATCCGGCTGCTTTCACCATTTTATTGGTAATGAAGGCAATGGCAACCAATATAAATGCACCGCCAACGAGATAAACCCATAAAATACCACCAGGCAAAGAGCTGGGAATAAAAACCACCAGATCACGTGCATTCATAAAGTGATAAATCCCGAAAACAATCATTACAACAGCCAGCAGATAAATAGCTATTCTGGAAATAATGTGATACTGTTTCATATTGGGTCATTTGATACTAAAAAGTTACAACATTTATTCCACAGATGCAAGCCTTTTTATAGCTTTTAAAAAAGGCTTGCATCTGTAAGATTGGTGTTTTCACCAGCACCCATGTAGTGATATTACTATACTGTCCGATTGACTTTTCTATCTGTTTTTCATCACTTTCACTATCAGCTGTTTCCGTAACTGGGCGTTTCTTTGTGACATCACATTACAAGAATGTGTTACAGTTGGGAATCCAATAATCCTTTGAAAAGATCCTTGAAAAGTCGCCAATTAATTTTTAGCGTAGGTTAATTGGTAGCGCTTTGGTTTAGTCCATGAAAAACCGTAGTTAACCGCTACACAGCCTTTGTAGGATTCGTTCCTACAAAGGTTTTTTATTTTTTTGCAAATACTCTACTATTTTAGTAGAATATTCGTATGTTTGCCACCGAAACAGAAAATAATGGACGATCTACTGAACAAATTAACCCCTTCTCCCTCGCAATATGATATTATCTGTCATACGCAGCACTTCACATTCCATGCCCGTATGGCGATGACCTGCAGCCTTTCCTGCCCTATGGGGCTTTAATCATTCATCACCGCAGGCTTCGCCTGTAACCTAGCAGTAATCATTTTAATTTTTTATCCTACTAAAATAATAGACTAATGAAGTCCAGAGCTATACTTATACCAATTGTTTTTACCCTGCTGGCATTGCGATCGTATTCGCAGGGTGCTTATACCATCTCGGGTAAAATTTTCGATTCGGTTCATGCCCAGCAACTGGGTGGCGCTTCAATCAGGGTAAAAGGCTCCAACCAGTTAACGGTATCTAAAGAAGACGGCAGTTTTGAATTAAAGGTTTTTCAACGCCTGCCGATTACATTGCTGGTTTCTTATGTTGGATATCAACCGCAGGAGTTCCTGGTATCGGATAACAATGCATCGGCCGTATCGGTTTCTTTATATGCGCAGAATCAATATGCAGGTCAGGTGATCGTTTCCGCTTCGCGTGTATCGGAAAGTATCCTTAAATCGCCTGTTACCATTGAAAAGCTCGACCTGCGTGCCATCAAAGAAAGCCCGGCGCCCTCTTTCTTCGATGCGCTGGAGAATCTGAAAGGGGTGCAGATGACCACACTGAGTATTGGTTATAAAGTACCCAATACCCGTGGGTTTGCCGGTACCACCAATTCGCGCTTTCTTCAAATGGTAGATGGTGTAGATAATATTTCTCCCGGTATCGGCGCACCGGTGGCCAATGCGGTGGGTCCTACCGAGCTGGATATCGAAAGTGTTGAATTGATTCCCGGTGCGGCCTCGGCGGTGTACGGTCTGAACGCCATCAATGGTATTTCGAACCTCAAAACCAAGAACCCCTTTCAATACCAGGGCCTGAGTGTGTATGTGAAGCAGGGGGTGAATCATATAGATGGCAAGGATCTGTCGCCCTCCCTCTACCAGGAATATGCTATCCGTTATGCCAAAGCCATCAACAAACGGCTGGCATTTAAGATCAACGGATCTTATTCGCAAGGCACCGATTGGATTGCCAACGATACTACCGATCAGTATTATACGGCTGGTAATAAAACCAATGCATCGCTGGGCATTGGGAAAGCCAGCAATCCGGCTGCCGACCTGATCAACACTTATGGCGATGAATACAACAGCAATATGAAGACCCTTACGTTACAGGGCAAGACCTATGATGTAACCCGCACCGGTTACCGGGAGCAGGACCTTACGGATTATGCTGTAAAGAATTCCAAGATAGATGTGGGGTTGTATTATAAGTTCAATTCATCGCTTCAGGCTTCTTATGCGTACCGCATTGGTACTGTAACCAATAATTACCAGCGCGGCAATCGGGTGCGGCTCGATGGTGAGCAGATCCAGCAGCATGCACTGGAAGTGAAAAACAACGATTTCTTTATTAAAGCCTATTACACACAGGAGAATACCGGCGCCAATTCTTTCAATTTCCGTCCGCTGGCGGAGAACATCGATATGGCTTTTAAAAAATCGCCACAGTGGTGGAATGATTACACCAGCGGCTTTAACACCGCCTTTGCGGCTAATGGCGGCAATATAGCTGCGGCCCATACTGCTGCCCGTGCCTTTGCCGATAACGGCAGATTCGTGCCCGGCACGGCTGCGTTCGACAGCGTGCGTAATAAGATCATTCATACCAATAACTGGGATACCGTTGGTGCACAGTTGTTGCTGCAATCTGCTTTCTGGCATATTGAAGGGCAATACGATTGGAGCAGTTTGATCAAAGGCATTCAACTGCTGACCGGCGGTCATTACCGCAGGTACATTGTTACGCCCGATGGCAACGAATACATCAACCCTGCCGTGCTTACCGATCCTAAAAGAGCCAATGATGATTTCTATTATTACAATTTCGGCGGCTTTGTGCAGGCTACTAAAAAAGTGCTGGACGATAAGCTGAAGCTCACTGGTTCATTACGCGTGGACAAAACCGAATATTTCGATCCGAAGATCAACCCACGTATCGCACTGGTGTATTCTCCTGCCGAGCAGCACAATATCCGTGCTTCTTACCAGAATGGTTATCGCTTTCCCACCCTTTTCGAAGGCTTTGCGTTTGTGAACAATGGCGGTGTGCGCAGGCTGGGTGGATTAAAAGTAACGGCAGGCCCGTTGAATGTATTCGAAAACTCATACCTGAATTCATCCGTAACTGCGTTTAAGAATGCAGTAAATGCCGATATCAGTAATGGTGTGAGCAAGAACACGGCTATCAATAATCAAAAAGGGTTACTGGTGCAGAGTACATACGGTTATATACAGCCGGAGCACCTCAATTCTTTCGAACTGGGTTACAAAGGCGTGCTGCTTGATAACAAACTGTTCGTTGATGCCGACTATTATTTTAACCTGTACGACAATTTTATCGGCCAACTCGATGTTACACAACCCATCAGGGGCACCATCGGCCAAACCGGCGGGTCTAACGATAGTACGGCAGCATTTGTATATGCCGGCGGTAGTTCTGTAAAAAAGTATAAAATGTGGACCAACTCCAAAAGCAAGATCAGCAACCAGGGGTTTGATATTGGTCTGAACTATAACTTTTACAGGAAATTCAATATCGGCGCCAATCTGGCCTATGCCCAGTTGGTTGAAGTGCACGCTTCCGATGCATTTACACCTGCTTTTAATACGCCTAAATGGATGGCCAATGTATCATTCGGCAACAGGCAACTGTTTAAGAATACCGGGTTCAACCTGGTATGGCACTGGCAGGATGCGTTTTACTGGAACAGTCCGTTAGCCAACGGCACCGTTCCGGCCTACAATACCGTTGATGCCCAGGTGAATTACCGTTTTGTGAAAGCGAATACCACAGTTAAGATAGGTGGTACCAATATCTTCAACACGTATCACACGCAGTATGTGGGCGGCCCAGCTGTTGGGGGATTTTATTATATAACCCTTGTATTTGATGCGAATAGAGGGAAATAGGGAATAAAGAATATAAAAAAGAGTGGGGGGTTTCAAAATCTGAAACCCCCACTCTTTTTTGTTAATTGGCTAGTTGTTTTCTAAACACATAATCGCCGAAATGTTCATCAGCTGTTTTACCGGCTTTATAATCGCTGAACAGGTGATCCAATTCCTGCAGAATGGCTTTTTCATTGAGGTTCTCTTTGTATTTTTTATTCAACCGCTGACCGTAGCGGTCGCCGCCAATGTGCAGGTTATAAAGACCGGGAGCGGTTCCAATGAGTCCGATCTCTGCGGCATAAGGTCTTGCGCAGCCATTGGGACAGCCGGTCATGCGCAATACGATATCATCATCCGATAAACCGTATTGCTGCAAGAGCGGTTCGATCTGGTCAATGAGTTTGGGCAGGTAACGCTGGGCTTCGGCCAGTGCAAGCGGACAGGTAGGCAAAGCCACACAGGAAATCGCATTCTTACGCAGGGCAGATGCCGCATCGGTAGCCTGGATGATACCAAATTGATTCAACAGGTCTTCAATGTGCTTTTTATCGCTTTCTTTGATATCACTCAAGATCAGGTTCTGGTTGCTGGTAAAACGAAAATTGGCTTTACCGGTTTGGGCGATCTCGAGCAATGCAGTTTTCAAAGGCACTTGCTCGCTGTCGGTAACCCTTCCATTCTCGATGAATAAAGTATAGTGCCAGTTACCTTCATAGTCTTTGAACCAACCATAACGGTCTTTTCTTTGGGTAAACTCGTAAGGTTTGGGATCTTCGATAGGAAAGCCGCAACGTTTTTCCAGTTCTTTGCGGAAAGCTTCCACACCCATATTGTCGAGTGTGTATTTCATGCGCGCAAGTTTCCGGTCGCTCCTGTTACCATAATCGCGTTGAATGGTGAGGGTTTCATATACAGCCTTGAGCGTTTTCTCTTCGGTGTCGGTAAAACCAATAACAGTGGCCAGCCGCGCATAGGTATCGGCGTTGCCGTGCGTGGTAGATAAACCGCCACCTACGGCAATATTGAATCCTTTCAGCTTGCCATCTTCAATAATAGCAATCAATCCCAGATCATTGGCCAGTACATCCACATCGTTGTTGGGCGGAATGCAAATGCCTATTTTGAATTTCCGGGGCAGGTAGCGATCCTGGTATAAAGGATCGGTCTCAGTATTTTCGGCAATCTTTTCTTCGTCGAGCCATACTTCGTAAAAAGCCCTTGTTTTGGGCAGTAAGAGCCGGCTGATCCTGTCGGCATACGCATGAATACTTTTATGCAATGGCGATTCGGCGGGGTGACTCGTACAGGCCACATTCCTATTCACATCGCCGCAGGCGGCAATGGAGTCGAGCTTTACTTTGCTGAAGTTTTGATGCGTGGGCTTCACATGGTTTTTGAGGATACCATGCAGTTGAATGGTTTGGCGGGTAGTGATCTTGATCACACCGGTAGTATATTCTCCTGCTACATGGTGTGCAGTGATCCATTGTTCAGGCGTTAAGAGGCCGCCGGGAATGCGCAGCCTGACCATGAAGGAATACAATTTATCCAGTTTCTTAGCGGCCCGCTCTTCGCGCAAATCGCGGTCATCCTGCAAGTACATGCCGTGGAACTTCACCAATGCCTGATCCTGTTCGCGTATAGCGCCTGTGATCTCATCCTGCAAACTTTCTTTCAGTGTGCCGCGCAAACCATGACTGGCTGTTTTGATGTGTTCAATGGCTGATAATTTTTCCTGCTTGCTCATAATACCTGTTTTATAGGATCAATACACGTCTTTTGCGTAGCGCCCTTCTGTTTTTAATTGCTCGAAATATTTTGCTGCATCTTCAGCGGACAATTTTCCTTCCCGCTCGATAACGGTCAGCAGCGCGGCTTCCACTTCTTTGCTCATCGGATCTT
Coding sequences within it:
- a CDS encoding DUF1572 family protein, producing the protein MLIQTLQSLFERDLKRLRSEIALYKNEQVIWHTEKGIANSAGNLCLHLVGNLNTYIGAQIGKTNYTRNRELEFSLKNVPRVELLKKIDETIIVVKTTLDQLPEDALQQEYPILVFAEKTSTGYFLIHLATHLSYHLGQINYHRRLLDV
- a CDS encoding beta-xylosidase, translated to MNQQGVIRKSIVSLLLLGWSMGLMAQSAVQIKVDAAKEKGPMTPIWAWFGYDEPNYTYMRDGRKLLSEIAALSPVPVHVRVHNLMTSGDGSAALKWGSTNMYTEDKNGNPVYYWNIVDSIFDTFIQRKMKPLAQIGFMPEALSSHPQPYQHHWKPGDKYGDIHTGWSYPPNDYNKWAALIYQWVKHCVERYGKAEVESWYWELWNEPNAPYLQAQDRLKTYCKMYDYASYAVKRALPSAKVGGPHTTGGGEAFMRGFIIHCLKETNAATGKVGAPIDFLAFHAKGSPRIVNDRVRMGMYSQLRNIRDHLSVIASFPETKHLPVIVGESDPEGCAACGMKTDPQNAYRNGTMYSSYTAASVARIYDINAHFGTNLIGAVNWSFEFENQPWFYGFRDLATNGVDKPVLNVFRMLGMMLGNRVEVSGNFSYDYQSIIDSSVHGKQTDINAIAAKSKNSLTVMLWNYHDDDIQDNGSPVMLSLQHIPVKKAKLYHYRIDSDHSNAYEVWKKMGSPQQPTEQQYKELEKTGQLALLSAPKAVTIKNGTLTVDMQLPRQAVSLVRLVF
- the uidA gene encoding beta-glucuronidase, with the translated sequence MKKFYLFILPVIVSFAANAQAFMTANAQDIALYPQQNESRNAMNLSGIWKFKKDTAGVGEKEQWFNGLTHAVSIAVPGSYNEQMEDSRDYLGLVWYEQRAFVPKSWAGQKIFIRVGSASYAAKIWVNGKPVGMHEGGHLPFAFDISNDVSVNAENLIVIQTENELKPTRVPTGNLGSGGMFSNNPKTNYDFFPYAGLERAVWLYSIPQNGIGDITTKTIVNDGSATVSVLIKKYGSVKKAAVKLNGDNTTEQSLLDFSGDEATAVIKVPNPRLWSTDDPYLYQLTVIAGTDVYHLNIGIRSVSVTNKQLLLNGKPVFLKGFGKHEDFPIFGKGLAGPVMVKDYSLLKWVGANSYRTSHYPYDEEYMMMADREGILIIDEIPAVGLIFADGEANVDIRKETCKKQIRELVARDKNHPSVIIWSLANEPFPKNMNFGSGKDAPADAYSLNFFKELYRTAKEADDTRPVTIVGLQGGPSEWLGAMDLMCINRYYGWYTQPGDIKNGVKLFSQELDDLHLKYNKPIIVTEFGADTYAGMHTDQQEMFTEEFQKDFIKAYLECADTKDFVAGMHVWAFADFKTSQGIIRFGGMNYKGVFTRDRKPKLAAYYLRSKWNLTH
- a CDS encoding CHRD domain-containing protein; translation: MQSIFILRRLGLFCVVFSGILFSSCSKNNDYTAPSTTYNISSSLTAAQEVPATNSTGTGTLTGTYDASTYKLSYTLNWSGLTGAATGMHFHGPAAAGTSAAVEVAITGFPSAASGTVSGTATLTASQNDDLLGGKMYANIHTSANPAGEIRGQVSASK
- a CDS encoding PhzF family phenazine biosynthesis protein, with translation MKTYFVDAFTNEPFKGNPAGVCFLDQDIGKEKMQIIAKEIGFSETAFIKKNAENDTYDIRFFSPKKEIALCGHATLSSAKVLFETTHESALTFITGEKLELNIRKENDHIVMAFPVYEMTTSTAPASMLHALGLDEVTNTSYSPKNKIMVLEISDSDRLASLKPDFNALIASYENINGVLVTAPSKDTDYDFHYRYFWPWAGTNEDPVTGGVQTFLTKYWANKLNKTKLKAFQSSERTGFMTTELKDDKVLLFGNAVIMLEGQLKNWNG
- a CDS encoding cyclase family protein, producing MNKRVKFDFEIYFTNGGGIKGHDFRLDIAGDDISDKALADYIVDDLGLLMVGETKILNKEIITETHKRKPINEKKGNDLLIDLSHTIENGLVTYKGLPAPIICDYLSREDSRKVYEAGTEFQIGKIEMVANTGTYIDCPFHRFEHGKDLSEVELACFTDLEGIVIRVPYTTSPEITDKHLRNYEIRNRAVLIHTGWDVHWNTEHYYENNPYLTEAAAVYLRDCGVKLVGIDSHNIDNTNGKSRPVHTTLLGAEILIVEHLCNLQLLPEDGFTFSAIPPKFKGVGTFPVRAMAKLTGANK
- a CDS encoding TonB-dependent receptor; amino-acid sequence: MKSRAILIPIVFTLLALRSYSQGAYTISGKIFDSVHAQQLGGASIRVKGSNQLTVSKEDGSFELKVFQRLPITLLVSYVGYQPQEFLVSDNNASAVSVSLYAQNQYAGQVIVSASRVSESILKSPVTIEKLDLRAIKESPAPSFFDALENLKGVQMTTLSIGYKVPNTRGFAGTTNSRFLQMVDGVDNISPGIGAPVANAVGPTELDIESVELIPGAASAVYGLNAINGISNLKTKNPFQYQGLSVYVKQGVNHIDGKDLSPSLYQEYAIRYAKAINKRLAFKINGSYSQGTDWIANDTTDQYYTAGNKTNASLGIGKASNPAADLINTYGDEYNSNMKTLTLQGKTYDVTRTGYREQDLTDYAVKNSKIDVGLYYKFNSSLQASYAYRIGTVTNNYQRGNRVRLDGEQIQQHALEVKNNDFFIKAYYTQENTGANSFNFRPLAENIDMAFKKSPQWWNDYTSGFNTAFAANGGNIAAAHTAARAFADNGRFVPGTAAFDSVRNKIIHTNNWDTVGAQLLLQSAFWHIEGQYDWSSLIKGIQLLTGGHYRRYIVTPDGNEYINPAVLTDPKRANDDFYYYNFGGFVQATKKVLDDKLKLTGSLRVDKTEYFDPKINPRIALVYSPAEQHNIRASYQNGYRFPTLFEGFAFVNNGGVRRLGGLKVTAGPLNVFENSYLNSSVTAFKNAVNADISNGVSKNTAINNQKGLLVQSTYGYIQPEHLNSFELGYKGVLLDNKLFVDADYYFNLYDNFIGQLDVTQPIRGTIGQTGGSNDSTAAFVYAGGSSVKKYKMWTNSKSKISNQGFDIGLNYNFYRKFNIGANLAYAQLVEVHASDAFTPAFNTPKWMANVSFGNRQLFKNTGFNLVWHWQDAFYWNSPLANGTVPAYNTVDAQVNYRFVKANTTVKIGGTNIFNTYHTQYVGGPAVGGFYYITLVFDANRGK